In Candidatus Manganitrophaceae bacterium, the genomic stretch AAGGATTACCCGTCTCCTGACAGAAAGACAACCGTTTTACGATCGCGCGGCTTTTTCGATTGATACGTCTGATGTTGATGTTCAGGAAAGCGTTCGTCGGATTAAGATAAAGGTCTTGGAAAGGATGGGGGAGAACTCCTGATCTGACGGTGAAAGTAGAAAAGATATCACTTAAGTTAAGTCACAACAGTTATGACATCGTTATCGGTCCGGGAATCCTTCAAAATCTGGGGAAATATCTTCGGGATCTTTCGCTTGGGGAGAAAATCGCTGTCGTGACTCATCCCAGGGTAGACCGTCTTTATGGTGCCCAGGTTCGGAAAAGCCTGAAAGACGCAGGGTATTCCCCAGTGATGATATCGCTTCCTGATGGTGAGCGGTACAAAACGCTTGATCAGGTGGGCCGGGTATATGACAAACTTGTTGCACACCGGTTTGAACGGGATGCGACATTGGTTGCTTTGGGCGGCGGTGTGGTCGGGGATATGGCCGGATTCGTAGCGGCAACTTTTTTAAGAGGGATCTCTTACATTCAATGCCCAACCACGGTCGTGGCACAGGTTGATGCCAGTATCGGCGGAAAGACGGGTGTTGACCATCCTAAGGGTAAAAACCTGATAGGCGCCTTCTACCAACCCCGCCTGGTCTGCATTGATCCGACGGTCCTGACGACCCTTTCCAAACGAGAATATATTGCCGGTCTCGCCGAGGTCGTGAAATATGGTGTCATTTTTGATCCCGCCTTCATTGGATATCTTGAGCGTTATACTGCCCCGATCAAGGTGCTTGAGCCCGGAAAAATTCTTTACTGTATCAAAAAGTCAGCAGCAATCAAGGCAGAGATTGTTCAAGCGGACGAAAGAGAATCGAGTCTTCGTAAGATCTTAAATTACGGCCATACATTTGGACATGCTATTGAAACGATGACGGGCTACCGAAAGTATAAGCATGGCGAAGCGGTTTCCATTGGGATGGTCATGGCGTCCCGGCTTGCTTGCATGCTGGGGATCCTAAGCGAGATTGCGCTTGAACGTCAGGTCGCCCTACTCCGTTCATTTGGCCTTCCGACACGGATGCCTCGCCTCGATCCGGGCTGCTTGCTTTCCGTGATGGAACGGGACAAAAAGGTTGTGGATGGGGTGATCTTTTTTATCCTGCCCGAAAAAATAGGATCTGTCCGGATTATGCCCGTCGATCGTAAAGACCTGAAAGTTTTTCTCCGATCAGTTTTCTCGCGCTGACCCCCTCTCGATATCTTAATTTAAGACCCTGACAATTCCCAATCGACTCTGATAAGATGGTTTCCAACTGTCTCCCTGAATATTGTTTCATTTTATATTCTTGGAAAAATAGTTCTGGAGCTGTACCTTGAGGAATCTCCTTCAAAAGATTACTATAAAAACAGTTCCGGTTTACTTTGGTATCGTTTTGCTCTTTGTTTATGGGACAGTCCAGCCCCATCTTTTTTTCATGGGTGTCGCTCTTATCTTAATCGGAGAGGCGGGTCGTCTCTGGGCTGCGGGGCATCTTCGTAAAAATCGTGAGGTAACGACAACAGGACCCTACGCCTATGTTAAAAACCCTCTCTATATTGGAACCTTCCTCATCATGGTTGGCTTCTGTTTTCTCGCGGGACAATGGATCATCCTTTCTGTCGGACTGGCCGTCTTTTTTTTCTATTACGCGCCATTTAAAAAAAAACGGGAAGCTGCTCGCTTGAAAAATATTTTCGGATCTCTGTGGGACGAATATGACCGGAGCGTTCCGGACTATTTCCCCCGCCTCTCGCCTTACAAAAATAGAGGGAGCCACCAATGGGCATGGGGCCGTGTTGTTTCAAACAGTGAGCATCAGACAGCCGTGATGACCCTGGCCGGAATCGTTGCCCTGGGGCTTCGACTATATTAAATGGATTGTGCATGACATTCAAAAGAGCCTCCTTTCGACAGTATATTCAAAGAGTGATGCGGGAGGGGAAGCCCTGGAAGCCCGATATCTTCGTTCTTCAGAAAGAGGGCAGACAGATTCTGGTCAAGGATTACTTTGAAAAGTCTTTTTTCTTTCGCATTTTTGTCGGCGTCGTCGCGATCAGACGGGAAGCTCTTATTTACCGAAAACTCCAGGGTATACCGGGCATCCCGAAGTGTTATGGACTGATCGACCGATATGCCCTGGCCCTTGAGTTTATTCCGAGTCGAAATGGCTCTGAGCTAAGGGAAGACGACCTGGACCCTGCTTTTTTTGACAAGATGAGGGTTGTGATCGACGCCGTTCATGCCCGAGGGGTGGTATTATGCGACCTTCGCAATGTAAAAAATATTCTCATGGGAGAGGATGGAAAGCCCTACCTGATTGATTTTGCGACCGCGTTTCAACGCGGAGGACGTTTCAACATTATAAAAAATAGGGTCTATCATATTTTTCATCAAGACGATATATTGGGCATCGCAAAATTAAAAAAAACACGTGCGAAACACCTACTCTCGGAAGAAGAACGATCTTCTCTCGAGAAAGGGCTCTTCGGAGAGAAAGAAGTGAAGATGATTCGTACAAAGGGGATATGGTTTCTTAAAAAGATATTTGGTTAAGGAAGTTCTGAATAAGTCTGGGTTGTTTTTTCAGGAGATAGAATATTCCGATTCAAGGCGCGAATCGCAGAGAATAGCCCGCTATTTTCAAGATTTGCAACGCAGAAGCGGGACATTGTAGCCCTGAAAAAGCGAGTCATGACTTGTTCAGAGGTTTCTTAGAATGGAGGAGTGATGGGAAAAATTCAGCGGGCAATTCTAAGTGTCTACAACAAGGAGGGAATTGTTGATCTTGCCCAGGGCCTTCAAGCGATGGGGATCGAAATTCTTTCGACAGGTGGGACCTATGCCCTGCTCAAAGAGAAGGGTGTCAGTGCCAGGGAAATATCCGAATATACCGGTTTTCCTGAAATGCTTGATGGCCGAGTAAAGACCCTCCATCCCCGCATTCATGGCGGAATTCTGGGCAAGCGGGGAAATCCAAAGCATGAGAAAGAGATGGAAAAGGAAGGGATCGTCCCTATTGACTTGGTGGTGGTGAATCTCTACCCCTTTAGAGAGACCATTGCAAAGCCCGATGTTACGTTGGAAGACGCCATCGAAAATATTGATATCGGCGGGCCGACCATGCTCCGGTCTGCCGCGAAGAACTACAAGGATGTCGCC encodes the following:
- a CDS encoding 3-dehydroquinate synthase translates to MKVEKISLKLSHNSYDIVIGPGILQNLGKYLRDLSLGEKIAVVTHPRVDRLYGAQVRKSLKDAGYSPVMISLPDGERYKTLDQVGRVYDKLVAHRFERDATLVALGGGVVGDMAGFVAATFLRGISYIQCPTTVVAQVDASIGGKTGVDHPKGKNLIGAFYQPRLVCIDPTVLTTLSKREYIAGLAEVVKYGVIFDPAFIGYLERYTAPIKVLEPGKILYCIKKSAAIKAEIVQADERESSLRKILNYGHTFGHAIETMTGYRKYKHGEAVSIGMVMASRLACMLGILSEIALERQVALLRSFGLPTRMPRLDPGCLLSVMERDKKVVDGVIFFILPEKIGSVRIMPVDRKDLKVFLRSVFSR
- a CDS encoding isoprenylcysteine carboxylmethyltransferase family protein, whose translation is MRNLLQKITIKTVPVYFGIVLLFVYGTVQPHLFFMGVALILIGEAGRLWAAGHLRKNREVTTTGPYAYVKNPLYIGTFLIMVGFCFLAGQWIILSVGLAVFFFYYAPFKKKREAARLKNIFGSLWDEYDRSVPDYFPRLSPYKNRGSHQWAWGRVVSNSEHQTAVMTLAGIVALGLRLY